One part of the Glycine max cultivar Williams 82 chromosome 14, Glycine_max_v4.0, whole genome shotgun sequence genome encodes these proteins:
- the LOC100802290 gene encoding probable galacturonosyltransferase 15, with protein MKFYVSAKGIKRVVAGKGSAKTTAPAYTVAARRISNRMVVVLGIVLLLSFVRVAVLVLESSAVCSTFDCVGSTFFGGGDANLKLRDELTRALIEANDGNANEGGAMSFNELVKVLALKQDLKAFAFKTKAMLSQMEREVQSARKKESLNWHIASHGVPQSLHCLCLKLAEEYAVNAMARSRLPSPEHVSRLVDPTFHHIVLLTDNVLAASVVVTSTVENSANPGRLVFHVVTDKKTYTPMHTWFAINSINSAVVQVRGLHHCDWSKEVNAGVKEMQETNQLIWKHYYNNYKEKELDHSEEHDRYFEALRPSSLSLLNHLRIYIPELFPDLNKVVLLDDDVVVQHDISSLWELDLNGKVSGSVFKSWCENSCCPGNKYVNFLNFSHPIISSNFDGDKCAWLFGVNIFDLEAWRRSDITKTYHQWLKLNVQSGLTLWNPGVLPPALIAFAGQVHPIDSSWFVTDLGYRHRSEEISNSIERVEAAAVVHFNGPAKPWLEIGLPEVRTLWTRYVNFSDKFISKCRIIL; from the exons ATGAAGTTCTATGTATCTGCAAAGGGGATAAAGAGAGTCGTCGCTGGAAAAGGATCCGCCAAGACCACTGCTCCTGCCTACACCGTTGCCGCTCGCCGGATTTCCAACCGGATGGTGGTGGTGCTCGGAATCGTATTGCTGCTCAGCTTTGTGAGAGTGGCGGTTTTGGTGCTGGAATCTTCTGCGGTGTGCTCCACCTTTG ATTGCGTGGGATCGACATTTTTCGGCGGAGGAGACGCCAATCTG AAACTCAGAGATGAGTTGACCAGAGCGCTAATAGAGGCAAATGATGGCAATGCTAATGAAGGAGGAGCAATGTCATTTAACGAGCTTGTGAAAGTGTTGGCGTTAAAACAAGACCTCAAGGCATTTGCTTTCAAGACCAAAGCCATG cTGTCACAGATGGAACGTGAGGTGCAatcagcaagaaagaaggagtCACTTAATTGGCATATAGCTTCACACGGTGTTCCTCAAAGTCTGCATTGTCTTTGTTTGAAGTTGGCTGAAGAATACGCTGTAAATGCCATGGCACGATCTCGTCTACCTTCTCCTGAACATGTCTCTCGCCTTGTTGACCCCACCTTTCACCACATTGTTCTCCTAACCGACAACGTCCTTGCAGCTTCTGTGGTTGTAACCTCCACTGTTGAAAATTCAGCCAACCCTGGAAGACTAGTCTTTCACGTTGTTACTGACAAGAAAACTTATACTCCAATGCATACTTGGTTTGCCATCAACTCTATTAACTCAGCAGTTGTACAAGTTAGAGGGTTACACCACTGTGATTGGTCTAAAGAAGTGAACGCTGGTGTTAAAGAGATGCAGGAAACAAATCAGTTAATTTGGAAGCACTACTACAACAACTATAAAGAAAAGGAGCTTGACCATAGTGAAGAGCATGACAGATATTTTGAAGCTTTAAGGCCTAGCAGCCTTTCCTTGTTGAATCATCTCCGCATCTATATCCCTGAG CTGTTTCCAGATCTAAACAAGGTAGTATTGCTGGATGATGATGTTGTAGTACAACATGACATATCTTCTTTATGGGAACTGGATCTTAATGGCAAAGTCAGTGGTTCAGTGTTCAAGTCATGGTGTGAGAACAGTTGCTGCCCTGGAAACAAATACGTCAACTTCTTGAATTTTTCACATCCTATCATATCATCCAACTTTGATGGTGATAAGTGTGCATGGCTCTTTGGCGTGAATATATTTGATCTTGAAGCTTGGAGGAGATCAGATATTACTAAGACCTATCATCAATGGTTGAAACTT AACGTCCAGTCTGGGTTGACATTATGGAATCCTGGAGTGCTTCCACCTGCCTTGATTGCTTTTGCGGGTCAAGTGCACCCCATAGATTCATCATGGTTCGTCACTGATTTGGGTTATCGCCATCGATCAGAAGAAATTAGCAATAGCATAGAGAGAGTGGAAGCTGCTGCTGTTGTTCATTTCAACGGCCCAGCAAAGCCGTGGCTTGAAATTGGCTTACCTGAGGTTCGAACTTTATGGACTAGATATGTAAATTTCTCCGATAAGTTTATTAGCAAGTGTAGGATTATACTGTGA